The proteins below are encoded in one region of Buteo buteo chromosome 22, bButBut1.hap1.1, whole genome shotgun sequence:
- the MOSPD1 gene encoding motile sperm domain-containing protein 1 isoform X2 has protein sequence MQQQKRQPELVEGNLPVFVFPTELIFYADDQSTHKQVLTLYNPYEFALKFKVLCTTPNKYAVVDATGAVKPQCCVDIVIRHRDVRASYYGVIDKFRLQVSEQSQRKALGKKEIIATLLPSAKEQQQQKEEEEKRIKEHLAESVFFEQTLCQPENRTASSGPSLLTVFLGIVCIAALMLPTLGEMESLVPLYLHLSVNQKLVAAYVLGLITMVILRT, from the exons ATGCAGCAACAAAAAAGACAGCCAGAGTTAGTGGAAGGAAATCttcctgtttttgtttttcctacagAACTTATATTTTATGCAGATGACCAGTCAACACACAAGCAGGTGTTGACTCTATATAACCCCTATGAGTTTGCCTTAAAATTCAAAG TTCTTTGTACAACTCCAAATAAATATGCGGTGGTTGATGCTACTGGTGCAGTGAAGCCTCAGTGCTGTGTTGATAT tgtgaTTCGTCACAGAGATGTTCGGGCTTCTTACTATGGTGTGATAGATAAATTTCGTCTACAAGTGTCTgagcagagccagaggaaagCATTAGGGAAAAAGGAGATTATTGCTACTCTACTTCCATCTGCaaaggaacaacaacaacaaaaggaagaggaggaaaaacgAATAAAAGAACACCTGGCTGAAAGTGTCTTTTTTGAGCAGACTTTGTGTCAACCAG aaaacagaactgcCTCGTCGGGACCTAGTTTACTAACAGTCTTCCTGGGAATAGTGTGTATTGCAGCACTAATGCTACCTACGTTGGGGGAAATGGAATCCCTGGTGCCTCTCTACCTCCATTTAAGTGTGAATCAAAAATTAGTAGCTGCTTATGTTTTAG GTCTCATCACCATGGTTATTTTGAGAACATGA
- the MOSPD1 gene encoding motile sperm domain-containing protein 1 isoform X1 — MQQQKRQPELVEGNLPVFVFPTELIFYADDQSTHKQVLTLYNPYEFALKFKVLCTTPNKYAVVDATGAVKPQCCVDIVIRHRDVRASYYGVIDKFRLQVSEQSQRKALGKKEIIATLLPSAKEQQQQKEEEEKRIKEHLAESVFFEQTLCQPENRTASSGPSLLTVFLGIVCIAALMLPTLGEMESLVPLYLHLSVNQKLVAAYVLDLKNSHTKLNSPVPLPGRNEDLKETS, encoded by the exons ATGCAGCAACAAAAAAGACAGCCAGAGTTAGTGGAAGGAAATCttcctgtttttgtttttcctacagAACTTATATTTTATGCAGATGACCAGTCAACACACAAGCAGGTGTTGACTCTATATAACCCCTATGAGTTTGCCTTAAAATTCAAAG TTCTTTGTACAACTCCAAATAAATATGCGGTGGTTGATGCTACTGGTGCAGTGAAGCCTCAGTGCTGTGTTGATAT tgtgaTTCGTCACAGAGATGTTCGGGCTTCTTACTATGGTGTGATAGATAAATTTCGTCTACAAGTGTCTgagcagagccagaggaaagCATTAGGGAAAAAGGAGATTATTGCTACTCTACTTCCATCTGCaaaggaacaacaacaacaaaaggaagaggaggaaaaacgAATAAAAGAACACCTGGCTGAAAGTGTCTTTTTTGAGCAGACTTTGTGTCAACCAG aaaacagaactgcCTCGTCGGGACCTAGTTTACTAACAGTCTTCCTGGGAATAGTGTGTATTGCAGCACTAATGCTACCTACGTTGGGGGAAATGGAATCCCTGGTGCCTCTCTACCTCCATTTAAGTGTGAATCAAAAATTAGTAGCTGCTTATGTTTTAG ATTTGAAGAACAGTCACACTAAACTCAATTCTCCTGTCCCACTACCTGGCAGAAATGAGGATTTAAAGGAAACGAGCTAG